The nucleotide sequence CGTCTCCAGCGCCTCCTCGACGGCCAGATCGAGGAAGGCATCGAGCGGATCCTTCCCCTGCGCCGTCGCGATCTCGGCGACGTTCTGTCCCTTGAGTTCGCGGTTCTTCGGGAGCTGCGGCTCCTCCACGACCATCAGGTCCCAGCGCTTGGAGAACGTCGAGTCGGGACCGAGAGGGGCTTCGACTTCGGCGCGGAGCTTGGCGCGAACCTCCGGGTCGCGGTAGGCCCGCAGCTTCTCGGCATCGGAGGCCTGGAGGAGGGGCAGCCACGTGGGCATGCCACGAAACACCTGACAGTTCTTCATGGTGAACCGGCTCACGATGCTGCCCGGATTGCAGAGCGGCACCGCCCGGATCCCCTGCCGGGCAATCTCCTCGACGTGCGCCAGGTGCTGGCGCCACTGCCCCGGCAGCCGCGCCTGCTCGAGGAGGGTGTTGTACATGATCGGGCGGCCGCACGCCTGGGCCAGCCGGCTCAGCAGGCGATCCTTCAGCTCCGGATTGGTTCCTCCTCCGCACTGGATGACCCCGGTGCCGGACTCGCGGAGGACGTCGGCCAGCGCGAACAGCTCCGACTCCGGAGCGCAGGCGGCCGGGATCCGCTTCCCCGCGACGTCGAAGTGGTTCATGTTGCGCGTGAGCGAAAGCCCCAGCGCCCCCGCCTCCAGCGCCTCCCGAACCACGCCCCGCATGACTTCGAGCTCCGTGTCGGTGGCCGGCCGCTCCGAACAGTCCGCGCCCATGGCATAGAGCCTGGCCGCCGAGTGGCCGACGAGCGTTCCCACGTTGACCCCCAGCCGCTGCCCGATCACGTTCATGTACTGGGGGAACGTCTCCCACGTCCACGGCACGCCAGCCTGCAGGACGTCCATGGGAATCGCCTCGACGTAGGACAGCATCCCGGCCAGCTTCTCACGCTCGGGGGCCCTGACGGGGGCGAGCGCCAGGGAGCAGTTGCCGATGATGACGGTGGTGGCGCCGTGGAAGCACGAGAAGCTGCACAGCGGATCCCACAGGACCTGGGCGTCGTAGTGACAGTGGTTGTCCACGAACCCGGGCGCCACCACCCGTCCATCGGCCTCGATGACCCGGCGGGCGGCACCGTTCAAGCGCCCCAGCTCCACGATCCTTCCGTGAGCCACCGCCACGTCGCCGTGAAAGGCGGGTCGGCCGGAGCCGTCGATGATGCGACCCTCTTTGATCAGGAGGTCGTACGTCATGCTGTGGCTCCTCACTTGGTCTCGAACATCCGCTTGATCTCGGTCTCGGCCCAGAGGATCGCCTCCTTGGGCTTGGCGGCGTTCGTGACGACTTTGGCGAACATGTTAGGGATGATGTAGCTGTTCGTGATGAGCTGGATCCGCTCGTCCGGTGGCGCGGGCCATCCGTACAGGTGCGAGTACTGCGCGATGCTCTTGAGGGGCTTGTACTTCGCGTCCACGTCCCAGACCGGGTGATTCTCCATGTCGCGCCACATCGGGTGGTTGTAGTTGTCGCCCGCCATGATCCACTCGTGGTACTGCGCGGGCTCGAAAAACCAGCGGAGGAACTCCTTGGCAGGCTCTGTGTTCTTGCTGACCTTCCAGATCCCGAGGCTCCGCGGCAC is from Candidatus Methylomirabilota bacterium and encodes:
- a CDS encoding amidohydrolase family protein yields the protein MTYDLLIKEGRIIDGSGRPAFHGDVAVAHGRIVELGRLNGAARRVIEADGRVVAPGFVDNHCHYDAQVLWDPLCSFSCFHGATTVIIGNCSLALAPVRAPEREKLAGMLSYVEAIPMDVLQAGVPWTWETFPQYMNVIGQRLGVNVGTLVGHSAARLYAMGADCSERPATDTELEVMRGVVREALEAGALGLSLTRNMNHFDVAGKRIPAACAPESELFALADVLRESGTGVIQCGGGTNPELKDRLLSRLAQACGRPIMYNTLLEQARLPGQWRQHLAHVEEIARQGIRAVPLCNPGSIVSRFTMKNCQVFRGMPTWLPLLQASDAEKLRAYRDPEVRAKLRAEVEAPLGPDSTFSKRWDLMVVEEPQLPKNRELKGQNVAEIATAQGKDPLDAFLDLAVEEALETVFSLGEINMDTEAVAQILGSPYAVVGLSDGGAHVQFHSNVSNPTRLLGYWVREKGIMSLELAVRRLTFDSASAFGIYDRGLLQPGMAADLVVFDADTVRPAAEDVVHDFPNNGWRIRELAEGIHYTVVNGEVLLEKGAHTGSYPGQVLHNARYQAAQRGSA